TAGGCTTCTCCTGCGAGCTTGCTGGCCGCGTAGTTGCTCACAGGGACCGTAGGCGCGTCCTCTGGAGTGGGCTGCATCTTGGCTTCCCCGTAGACAACTGATGAAGAGGTGAAAACGAATTTGGGCACGTCGGCTTTCCTGCACGCCTCCAGGACGTTGAACGTCCCTGAAACGTTGACTACGAAGCTTTCCTTTGCCCTGAGCGCGCTGTCCTTCACGTTCGGGTCCGCGGCCAGGTGGAATACAGCGTCGAAATCCTGGAAAAGCGAGGGCTCCAACTGGGAGCATACATCTTGCTTTATCACTGGAGCGCCAGAGGGCAGGTTTCCTGGGCCGGAGCTGACGAACGAATCGAGCACTGAAACTGAATGATTGGCGGCCAGGAGGTAATCCGCAAGATGGGAGCCGATGAAGCCGGCCCCGCCGGTTATCAGGAAGCGCATGGGCATCAGGTGCTATTCATGAACAGCAGATATAATAAGAATTATGTTGGATGAATAAACATTCTGTTTATGCTGCGCAGATGGTTCGGATGGAAAAGATTACTGTAGTGATACCGGCGCTTGACGAGGAGAAGGGGATAGGCCGCACAATTTCCGAAATCCCCGTGGGAAAGTTGCGGGAGCTCGGCCTTGAAACCGAAATAATAGTGGTCGACGGCGGCTCCGCAGACAGCACCAGGGAGATTGCCGAGCGGGGCGGCGCGAGGGTGATAGTGGA
This genomic stretch from Candidatus Micrarchaeia archaeon harbors:
- a CDS encoding NAD-dependent epimerase/dehydratase family protein, with product MPMRFLITGGAGFIGSHLADYLLAANHSVSVLDSFVSSGPGNLPSGAPVIKQDVCSQLEPSLFQDFDAVFHLAADPNVKDSALRAKESFVVNVSGTFNVLEACRKADVPKFVFTSSSVVYGEAKMQPTPEDAPTVPVSNYAASKLAGEAYCASFAHTYGMKCTVLRLANIIGERSTHGVMFDFYNKLRKNPYQLEILGDGKQNKSYLHVSDCVSGIVAASEKQSGIFDVYNVGSEEKRTVDEIARTLCSELNL